The sequence AAGGTGTTGGCTTTAGGAAGCCATCTCACAGAGGACTGTAGAAAGTAATTCAATCAGTTTTACTGCAGCTTGGATCACACTTGCAAATTGACCTCACTTTggatttctctctccttttccctccaGTAACACAAGCTGGACCTAGTGCACATTCAACACTAACGCTTCACAGTTTAGCTTGGCATAAGGATAATAGatataaaaaagtatattaatttACTAAGctttaaataaatgaaatgcTAATAGTGATTTTCTCCTCTGGTGGAGTTGTTTCTCAACAGGAACGTTGAGAAGCTTTCTATTACTCGACACATTCATTTTGTCATTGGATCGTCATAACATTCAAGTTTTGACTGGAATAGTTTGCTTGTATCTAGCAGTGCTGCCATCAGCCTCAGGTAAACCAACTGAATATTCTGTTGTGGCAATAAGCAGCATATCTAAAGTGGTCTCAGTACATTTTGCAATGAAGCGTATGAAAGGTCTCACATCTCCTTCATTGGCTGCTTCTAAGACATGATAATACTCTGCCCTTTGCTCCTTACGGATTGTGATGGGTGGATAGCCTGCCTGCATTAGTATGAGATTCATTAACAGGCGTGAAGTCCTTCCATTGCCATCTACAAATGGGTGGATATAGACCAGTTTATAATGGGCTAAGGCAGCAAATTCCACAGGGTGTAAGCTCATGGCATCTTCGGAGTTGATCCACTGTACAAACTCCTGCATCTGTTTTTCAACATCTTGAGGATGGGGTGGGATATGATGTCCTACAAACACCTGGGTAGTCCTAAACCTCCCAGCTTCCACCGGGTCTACATAGCCCAGCACTCTCCTGTGTATCTCCAAAACGTCGCTGATGGTTACAGTGCCTATTCGGGATACCAGGGTGGTATTTACATATTTCATAGCAGCATGCATACCGATGACTTCATTCTGCTCCACGAGACTTTTCCCAGGAACAGCATATCTGGTCTCAATGATGTGCCGTATTTCAGAGAGTGTTAATGTGTTCCCTTCAATGGCAACTGTGTGATAAATATGGTGGTAATAGGACTCTTCCATCACTCGACGCAGGGCTGAATTGCCTTTGGGGATTGACATCACTTTTTTAACTTTGCTGTCAATAATGCTAAAGTATCTCTGGTCTATCTCTTCAACCAGGGGCAGAGTTCGGTCCCGATTGATCAGAGCTTTTTCATGACAAGGAGAAATGGTCAGTGCTTTGGAGTACAAGTAGTCTGCTTGAATGATGTCTTTCTCCTCTTCAGAAAAGATGCCAAACTCATTCAGAGCATCCACATAATCTGGATCCATCTTGAGGGCATACATGAAGAGTTTATGGGCTTTCTCACGCTTTCCCTGCCGTTTCATTTCAAGGGCTTGATTCAAAGCTGCTTTGGCTTCTAATTTGATTTCTGAAATGCACAACAACAGTACTtagacactacagtgatgggtACTAAGAGCGTTCCTTTAATacatattaaaatgaaattaatcaaGCCAAGAGTGATATAAAGAATTCGTGTTCTAGACTTTACTGTGGGTTGCAAATACCAGAAactgcggacactgcaggtaaacaaacagtcccggcctgccagcagctttccctgatgggctgcatgccaaaggttgccgatctccaCTTCACAATGCATGTAGCCAATTATGCAAGGTCCGGAATGGGATCAGTATGAAGCAGCatttctgcttttttttattaaagtattTAATACCTTTCCAGTGCATTACAATGGCTCTGAAGTAGCCAAGAATATAGTGCTAGAAATGCAATGGTTCCtcggaatattttttaaaaccactGAGTCGAATTCTGCCCAAAGAAGTCAATAGTAGAGTTAGACACATTCAAGAAAAGTTAACACAACAGATTATACAATCTCAGAATTTTGGAAGAAATGCTCCAAAATCCAGACTGCTCTGCATCAGTCCAATATAGTGTGTTCAAAATCCtgaaattattttaatgaagcttcacTGGAACAGAGAAAATGCGGAAAGAACCTCTGAAAGGACCAATTGGGCTAGTAAAATACCAGCACACACTCCTTTCATGGTTCAAATCAATGAGCGGTAGCCCAGATAGGGACTAGGCATCAGAAGTCTTAGCTTTTATTTTCAGCTTTTTGTGTGGCCTTAGTTTAATTCTTCAGTAAAATGGGGACAGCTTCACTAACTTGCAGGGGTGTTGTGGGGGTTTATTAATGTGTATAGAGTGCTTGGAGATCCTCGGATAAGGACTCTATACAAATGCCAAGTATTATACAGTGAGTCACCCAGTAACCTGTGTCTGCAGCACACACTCCCCCAACATTTCCCTAGTCTCTCAAGCACAGAAAGCCCATTTCTTACCTGGGGAAGGTTTGGATTTCAGCACCATCAGCTCTAATCTACCTGAAGTCACGCTGAGCCCAGTTGTCTGCCCTGTGTACCTGGTAATCCCTACATAGCCTACTCCCAATTTATTTTTCAGGAAGGAGAGTCCTTTGAGCACTGCCTGACACTGCTCTTctactgcagccagtgggagcaacAGCACCAACAGAGAGCCCACCAGGACCATTAGCACTGCTGCCCATCTGACACGGAGCCACAGACTCATCCATTTCAGCTCAGGATCCGCCACCACAGCCATCGACAAGAGATTCATCTGGTCCCAGGGGTGGACACAAGGAGCATCTCCTTTCTCATGGGTCAGACCTGGGAACACAAATTGCGTTAGCACAGAGGTTTGTAGCTGTACCAGTATAATGCAGCAGATAAGGCAGCGGTCTGGGACTTGTAAGAcccaggttctattcctggcatCACCAGGCCTGCTGGCTGATCGGGGGCAAGTCACTAGCCCTCTATGGTGTTGCTGTTTCCCATCCCACCCTGGGTCTGTCGTGTCTATTTTGACTGTGAGCTCTTggaggcagggcccagggcaatgCCCCGCAACCAGACCCTCAATGCAAATATCAAGAGGACGGCTCCAGGGTAGGGATGGTTCATCTACGGAGCAGCACCCATGGAGCAGCAAGTTCCCCAGGGGGTGGCCTGACTGGGGACCTGGGGCAGCAAAGCACCCAGCGACTCTGCGGTGCCCCtggacccagcagcctgctccCCCCAGGACTCCGTGCAGGCAGCTGGGTGGTGTCCAGCCTCGgggcctcccctccccggggcccattccttctcccccttccccgggGCCcattccttctcccccccccggccTCGGGGCCTCCCCTGGCCCATTTTCTCTCACCCCGGGGCCCATTCCTTCTCCCCGCCCTCGGGGCCTCCCCTCGCCCATtccttctccccccgccctcgGGCCCTCGCCCATTCCTTCTCTCCCCCGGCCTCGGGGCCTCCCCATGGGGCCCATTCCTTCTCCCCGGCCTCGGGGCCTCCCCTCGCCCATTCCTTCTCCCCCGCCCTCGGGGCCTCCCCTCAGGGCCCATTCCTTCTCCCCGCCCTCAGGGCCTCCTCGCCCATTCCTTCTCCCCGCCCTCGGGGCCTCCCCTCGCCCATTCCTTCTCCCCCGGCCCTCGGGGCCTCCCCTCGCCCATTCCTTCTCCCCGGCCTCGGGGCCTCCCCTCGCCCATTCCTTCTCCCCCCCCGGCCTCggggcctccccctccctctatcCCCAGAGCTCACCCCGCGCCATCCGGGGCTTCCCGAGGCCTCACCTGGCGGCCCCCCCCGGCACCGGCTGCCGGCTACTGTCCGCACCCGGCCCGGGCTCGTCTCCGCGCTCCGCCCTGCCCCACCATTGGCTACTCCGCTCCCGGCCTCCCCTTCTCATTGGCCTCCCGGCCTATCCGTCTCCCGTAGCCCCGCCCTCTCTTCCGGCCGTGTTTCCCCTTCAGCTCCACGTCTCCGGCGCCGGAGAGGCTCGTGGAGAGCAGCGATAGGCGGGGCTCTGACGCCAGTCTCAGCGCTAGTAGCCAATGAGCAGGCCGCTCGACCGTGAAGGGCGGGAGCTGCTCTTTAAAAGCCAGGGGCCGACaagccgcctaggggcggcggtAGCACGTTAGTGGTGggtcagcagcagctgctggcttctGCTAGGCCTAGAAAGCCTGGAGACAGGgataggggcaggggcaggcaggttCTTCCCGTGCTGGTGCTCCGGGAGCTGGGGGGCTCGGGGCCGCTCTGCAAGCGGGTGCAGTCACCAgcaccctggggctctggcagggtctccccagctgctcccgtGCTCTGGGGGTGCACTGAAGTTACAGCGAAGTGCTGCCTAGGGAACAGACACTTGAGGGAGGGTTCTGCACTCTGGCAGGAAAGAGCACAATGGGCTCTCAGGGCTGCAAGCTGAAGCGAGACAAATTCTGATTTTACACAAGGTGTAAAGTTTTAGCCGGGAGGGACAATTtcccaagagttgtggtggatttttcATCACTGGCAAGTTTTAAATCATCAAGATGGTCTGACTTtttaaagatctgctctaggaatccttgtggggcagggctctggcctgggttatCAATAGTcctttttggccttggaatctataaatccAGCCTTGCCAGGGACTCTCTTCAGAGCATCCATCAGCCCACTGCCACTAAACAAACTGCAGCAGAGAAGTGTGATACGACACAGGTGGGGGAGCTAGGAAGTGCTATGCTGGCTCCCTGTTACTGTCTCTGCCGCAGAAAGGTTATGTCACACAACAAAACAGTTGGAGTCCCCtgagctgtaaaatggggttaattaTGTGCCCCGCCTCACATTTGTTTTTCTCATCAAGTGCTCTAGAATACTCAAGAGCTAAGTCTCCTAGCAAAGCAAAAGAAAAGCCTTGGATTGCTGGCAATGCGCAGGCTGCAATTCTCATTTGAAAAACTTCCCTAATTGCCtcatttgccttttttccttgctgccccttctggctggaaCTCCCTTCTCCCAGCAGTGCCTCACACACATTAAAGCATTTGCCTTCAAAACAAACCCCTTGTTACagggggggaactgaggcacagtgtgACTTCACTCCAGGGTCACCCAGGGGtgctgtggcagagtcaggaagatAAGTTAGATCTGAGGTTTGTCAGTGCCTGAAGCACAAGTCCAGCTTTCCTCCATTATTGTACTTGGAGCTCATCCTCTCTGCTGTCAGATCTCTCCTCAGAGCTTGCTTTTCCCATGAATTGCTGCCACCCACTAAAATAATGGGAATGTTACTCCCTTCCCAGTAATGGCCCAAGACACAGCCTTTTTCAGGGAGTTGTGCTGTGTTTTCTCTTTGGGTGATAAGCTGGGGGGGGAGCGGGAGACAGTGCTGCCTTCTGTGTCCTGAATGTTACCAAACAAGTAATAGACACTTAAGTAAAAGCATTATTAACAGGGAAGGCTCCTCCTAGCGGGAGGTCATGATTTACACACACGACCTGGATTCTGGGCTACTTTTCACCTGTTTTCCACTGCTCCAGGCCTAGGCTGACCCTTCTCAGAGCTAGGCCGCTGCTGTCATCCTAAGGATCCCAGGGAAGGCAGAGCTCTCTGGTGTTGTCATTATACAGGAGATGGGTGCTCAGAAAAAGTCTTCCCGCTTCTTTCTGGTGTTTTAGATCAGAAATGCGAAATGCAGTAACCACATTCTCAGTCCTGGGACTTCTCCATGTGCTTTTTGACTTATTGGGATTGACAAAAGCAGGTTGATCAGCTCAATCAGACCTGCATCCCTAAAGGTAGCCTGACAGCATCTCAGCTAGGAGACCGCTCAGCATCAAACTGAGCCCAAGGCAATCCCTGCAGCAGGAAATTACCATGTAGTCTATTAATTTTGAACATGCCAATGTCCTTTATGACAAAATTTGGAGGAACAAGTTTTGGAACAATCAAATAGCCTTTGAGAGATCAGCAAAACATTTCTTCAAAGAAGCTGTAATACAAACACCAAATGCATTGTCCTTAATGCCATTGCACTCAAACCTAATTGGGGAATTAATTATTGAGGATTAGAAaacaactgcacctgtatttttttttaaattcggACAGTCCCAAACTACATTCTAAGAAGCACATTTATAATCGGTCACTGGTGATCCAGTTAGATTTGATCTAATGGTGTGAGCACACCACCGGTAGCCAGGAATGCTTGGGAATCAATTCTTTGAAAAGTGCTCTTTTGTGACTCAGTTGCCATATGTATAATACAGGGATGAAAATACCGACCCATCCCTCAGGAGTGTGGTGAGGGTTGATTAGTCAATGCTTATAAAGTGCTGTGTAAATGCTAAGTATAATGACAAATCCATGGCAGCTGAAGGACTGCAGTTGTTGGTAGGTCACACACCGTCATTATTCACAGCTTCACAAGGGATAGCAGGGAAAGAATTTCAGAAGCACAGGCCACTATGACGTGAGCTACAGGAGGCTCACTAGTAGCAATACAGGGCCTAAGATGCTTTTGAACTGTTCTGATTCAGAGGGCCATGATATACGCATGCACTCTCCAGTTCATTTAAAATAACATTACACTTCATTGCCTAGGGCTGCATGTTTCTACATTTATGTAGCCCAGAGGTTACTCTCCTTGCAGGGCCCTTTACTCAGGTTCTATAGACAGGAAGTAGCCAAAAGCGGGTGTGAATGTTCAGAATGTTTGAATTTCACCATTGACGCCCATGATGACTCTGCACTAGAAATCATGCTCTGTTGCTCATGTCATGTGACAGTCATAGAATTACAGATGCATAGACTAGAAGCATTAAGACCATATCCCATTAAC comes from Mauremys reevesii isolate NIE-2019 linkage group 18, ASM1616193v1, whole genome shotgun sequence and encodes:
- the FICD gene encoding protein adenylyltransferase FICD isoform X1, which produces MARGLTHEKGDAPCVHPWDQMNLLSMAVVADPELKWMSLWLRVRWAAVLMVLVGSLLVLLLPLAAVEEQCQAVLKGLSFLKNKLGVGYVGITRYTGQTTGLSVTSGRLELMVLKSKPSPEIKLEAKAALNQALEMKRQGKREKAHKLFMYALKMDPDYVDALNEFGIFSEEEKDIIQADYLYSKALTISPCHEKALINRDRTLPLVEEIDQRYFSIIDSKVKKVMSIPKGNSALRRVMEESYYHHIYHTVAIEGNTLTLSEIRHIIETRYAVPGKSLVEQNEVIGMHAAMKYVNTTLVSRIGTVTISDVLEIHRRVLGYVDPVEAGRFRTTQVFVGHHIPPHPQDVEKQMQEFVQWINSEDAMSLHPVEFAALAHYKLVYIHPFVDGNGRTSRLLMNLILMQAGYPPITIRKEQRAEYYHVLEAANEGDVRPFIRFIAKCTETTLDMLLIATTEYSVGLPEADGSTARYKQTIPVKT
- the FICD gene encoding protein adenylyltransferase FICD isoform X2, with the protein product MNLLSMAVVADPELKWMSLWLRVRWAAVLMVLVGSLLVLLLPLAAVEEQCQAVLKGLSFLKNKLGVGYVGITRYTGQTTGLSVTSGRLELMVLKSKPSPEIKLEAKAALNQALEMKRQGKREKAHKLFMYALKMDPDYVDALNEFGIFSEEEKDIIQADYLYSKALTISPCHEKALINRDRTLPLVEEIDQRYFSIIDSKVKKVMSIPKGNSALRRVMEESYYHHIYHTVAIEGNTLTLSEIRHIIETRYAVPGKSLVEQNEVIGMHAAMKYVNTTLVSRIGTVTISDVLEIHRRVLGYVDPVEAGRFRTTQVFVGHHIPPHPQDVEKQMQEFVQWINSEDAMSLHPVEFAALAHYKLVYIHPFVDGNGRTSRLLMNLILMQAGYPPITIRKEQRAEYYHVLEAANEGDVRPFIRFIAKCTETTLDMLLIATTEYSVGLPEADGSTARYKQTIPVKT